The following are from one region of the Gloeomargarita lithophora Alchichica-D10 genome:
- a CDS encoding LPXTG cell wall anchor domain-containing protein has protein sequence MTLGSDPHLKCPRCGYDRNPASAVHCEICSFPLKKRSPIPLILLGVLATAAGAGSYWYFTRPNPTASTAPTAAVNPIPSPANSPSQIGRLQASLGGHTGHINSVVFTPDGRYLLSASADKTIRVWEVATGKALRTLVGHREEVLGMAVTPDGQTVISGGKDNAIKIWDLATGKERQTLRGHGYWVTSIAIHPQGKTFASASYDRTMRLWDISGQPLKTLKGHGDIVLYVTYSPDGQTLLSASVDQTIRLWQGGQMRHTLPGHTSDVNWLAFTPDGQAFVSVSRDATLKYWNLNTRQPVKTLTGHLGEVFTVAMHRNEKWVASAGRDKIIRLWDVTQGQEIAQLPGHTAWIYGINFSPDGRLLASGSVDNLVKLWAINP, from the coding sequence ATGACCCTTGGGAGTGATCCCCATCTTAAGTGCCCCCGGTGTGGTTATGACCGCAATCCCGCCAGTGCAGTCCATTGTGAAATTTGTAGTTTCCCCCTCAAAAAACGCTCCCCCATCCCTTTGATCCTCTTGGGCGTGCTGGCTACTGCTGCCGGAGCCGGAAGCTACTGGTATTTTACCCGCCCCAATCCCACCGCCTCCACCGCACCAACAGCAGCGGTTAACCCTATTCCCAGCCCCGCCAATTCCCCCAGCCAAATCGGACGGCTCCAGGCCAGCCTGGGGGGTCACACCGGGCATATCAATTCCGTGGTCTTTACCCCGGACGGACGCTACCTACTCAGTGCCAGTGCAGACAAAACCATCCGAGTCTGGGAGGTGGCAACGGGTAAAGCCCTGCGTACCCTGGTCGGCCATCGGGAAGAAGTCCTGGGGATGGCGGTCACCCCGGATGGACAAACGGTGATCAGCGGCGGCAAGGATAATGCCATTAAAATCTGGGACTTGGCGACGGGCAAAGAACGGCAAACCCTGCGGGGGCATGGGTACTGGGTTACCTCGATTGCCATCCATCCCCAGGGCAAGACCTTTGCCAGTGCCAGCTACGACCGCACCATGCGCCTGTGGGATATAAGCGGCCAACCATTAAAAACCCTCAAGGGGCACGGGGATATTGTCCTCTACGTGACCTACAGCCCCGATGGCCAAACCCTGCTCAGTGCCAGCGTGGATCAGACAATTCGTTTATGGCAAGGGGGGCAAATGCGTCATACCTTGCCGGGGCATACCAGCGATGTGAATTGGTTGGCCTTTACCCCGGACGGCCAAGCCTTTGTCAGCGTCAGCCGGGATGCCACCCTGAAATACTGGAATCTCAACACCCGTCAACCCGTGAAAACCCTCACCGGCCACCTGGGAGAAGTGTTTACCGTCGCCATGCACCGCAACGAAAAATGGGTCGCCAGCGCCGGGCGGGACAAAATAATTCGCCTGTGGGATGTCACCCAGGGTCAGGAAATTGCCCAACTACCGGGGCATACGGCTTGGATCTATGGCATCAATTTCAGCCCCGATGGTCGTCTCCTCGCCAGTGGTAGCGTGGACAACCTGGTAAAACTATGGGCGATCAACCCCTAA
- a CDS encoding phycobilisome linker polypeptide: MTQSTSAQNLGITDFSPQERIEWRNAGDTDLVIRAVYRQVLGNDYLMKSERLAYAESQLRNGNVTVREFVRAVAKSELYKQKFFYPNANNRFIELNYKHLLGRAPYDQSEISFHLDLYHNQGYNAEIDSYIDSPEYQASFWENIVPTYRGFWTQPGQKIVGFSRMFRLYRGYANSDRSQLEQSSPRLNWELAQNKASTVVGPAGVNDAWAYRAPQNALTQSRQGPPLGQDGRIYRVEVAALSGPGYPKVRRVTTSFLVPYDQLLQRMQQIHRQGGRIAGITPA, translated from the coding sequence ATGACCCAATCTACTTCCGCCCAAAATCTGGGCATCACCGATTTTTCCCCCCAAGAGCGCATCGAATGGCGCAATGCTGGCGATACCGACCTGGTGATCCGGGCGGTGTACCGGCAGGTATTGGGCAATGATTACCTGATGAAAAGCGAACGGCTGGCCTACGCCGAATCCCAACTCCGCAACGGCAATGTCACCGTGCGGGAATTTGTGCGGGCGGTGGCCAAATCCGAATTGTATAAACAAAAATTCTTTTACCCCAACGCCAACAACCGCTTTATCGAACTGAATTACAAACACCTTCTGGGGCGGGCACCCTACGACCAGAGCGAAATCAGTTTCCACCTGGACCTCTACCACAACCAGGGCTACAACGCGGAAATTGACAGCTACATTGACAGCCCGGAATACCAAGCCAGTTTTTGGGAAAATATCGTCCCCACCTACCGGGGTTTTTGGACGCAACCGGGGCAAAAAATCGTCGGATTTAGCCGCATGTTCCGCCTCTACCGGGGCTATGCCAACAGCGACCGGAGCCAACTGGAACAATCCAGCCCCCGCCTCAATTGGGAACTGGCACAAAACAAAGCCAGCACCGTCGTTGGCCCCGCCGGGGTGAATGATGCCTGGGCTTACCGTGCCCCCCAAAATGCCCTTACCCAATCCCGCCAAGGCCCCCCCCTCGGCCAAGATGGGCGGATATACCGGGTGGAAGTGGCCGCTTTGTCTGGCCCTGGCTATCCCAAGGTGCGCCGGGTGACCACCAGTTTTCTGGTGCCCTACGACCAACTGCTACAGCGGATGCAACAAATCCACCGTCAAGGGGGACGGATTGCGGGGATTACGCCTGCTTAA
- a CDS encoding sensor domain-containing protein → MDGSELTVWGVWEWVQGEIRCSQDLAKQLGLENEFCPLAQWWERVPPLEQAQVQQVWQAWLAGERLDLQVGHGWVLPSGGWRRLWVYGQGWQGQKLGWVLDVTALLAPGGMERDELQTVLDAFPGTVSWIGQDLRYLGVNHQLAHSLNLPVTAFPGQEVGFLSPNPVFNEFVRGVFADPDRYLQRELELQVPVGDGNHKTFLVMAQKYQQGSAAVFVGVDITERRRVEAQLRHSEDRFRRLIEELQVGLQLWGAQGEHVLSNRAALEILGMERGRLDQIGLYDRGWNVIDEQGQPLSSADLPVARVLADGQSVRNLVLGVYRQRYQDRVWLLVTAEPQVDEQGQVVQVICTFSDITERRRVEQALRESRERYALAVAGANDGLWDWDLSANEMYFSNRWQEMLGYREGEISPNPDEWIDRIHPEDRDRVRNELSAHLTGLTPHFESEHRVVHRDGRYHWMLCRGLAVRDTDGQVYRMAGSQTDITRRKQTESQLRYDATHDSLTDLANRALFLECLEKALRCHYFSRQDGVNFAVLFLDLDRFKIVNDSLGHMSGDRLLVAIAQQLRRCLRSGDVLARFGGDEFAILLNGVTSALDATLIAEQIHGAFKEPFPLGADGLEVFTSASVGLVLGPGHYLRPEEVLRDVDAAMHEAKLRGKACTVVFDHAMYTQALRLLQVETDLRRAIEREELCVFYQPIVSLLTGALTGFEALVRWRHPQWGLVSPGEFIPLAEETGLILSLGRWVLHQACDQMRRWQRTLPGTDQLSISVNLSGRQLLQPHLLEQVGEILTDTSLDPQFLRLEITESVLGDYDEAVTILKKLKDLGVDSCIDDFGTGHSSLSRLHRFPIDRLKIDQSFVSQVEHDRESGEIIRTIMSLAQSLHMDVTAEGVETRAQRQLLQSLDCQYAQGFLFSRPLPSAEMEALIQHLPHW, encoded by the coding sequence ATGGATGGGTCGGAACTGACGGTGTGGGGGGTCTGGGAGTGGGTGCAGGGGGAGATTCGCTGTAGCCAGGATTTGGCGAAACAATTGGGTTTGGAGAATGAATTTTGTCCGCTGGCGCAGTGGTGGGAGCGGGTGCCGCCGTTGGAACAGGCGCAGGTGCAACAGGTGTGGCAGGCCTGGTTGGCGGGGGAACGCCTGGATTTGCAGGTGGGGCATGGGTGGGTACTGCCCAGTGGGGGTTGGCGCAGGCTGTGGGTGTATGGCCAGGGGTGGCAGGGGCAAAAACTGGGTTGGGTGCTGGATGTGACGGCGTTGTTGGCACCGGGGGGCATGGAGCGGGATGAACTGCAAACGGTGCTGGATGCGTTTCCTGGTACGGTGTCCTGGATTGGTCAGGATTTGCGGTATTTGGGGGTAAATCATCAGTTGGCGCACTCGTTGAATTTGCCGGTGACGGCGTTTCCGGGGCAGGAGGTGGGGTTTCTCAGCCCCAACCCGGTGTTTAACGAGTTTGTCCGGGGGGTGTTTGCCGACCCGGATCGCTATTTGCAACGGGAGTTGGAGTTGCAGGTGCCGGTGGGGGACGGGAATCACAAGACGTTTCTGGTGATGGCTCAGAAGTACCAGCAGGGGAGCGCCGCTGTGTTTGTGGGGGTGGATATTACGGAGCGGCGCCGGGTGGAAGCCCAATTGCGCCACAGTGAAGACCGGTTTCGGCGGTTGATTGAGGAATTGCAGGTGGGGTTGCAGTTGTGGGGTGCCCAGGGAGAGCACGTGCTGAGCAATCGGGCGGCTTTAGAGATTTTGGGGATGGAACGGGGCAGGCTTGACCAGATCGGGTTGTATGACCGGGGCTGGAATGTGATTGATGAGCAGGGACAACCGCTGTCCTCGGCGGATTTACCGGTGGCACGGGTGTTGGCAGACGGTCAGAGCGTCCGCAATTTGGTACTGGGGGTCTATCGCCAGCGGTATCAAGACCGGGTGTGGTTGCTGGTCACGGCGGAACCCCAGGTGGATGAGCAGGGGCAGGTGGTGCAGGTGATTTGTACGTTTAGTGATATTACGGAGCGGCGCCGGGTGGAGCAGGCTCTGCGGGAAAGTCGGGAGCGGTATGCCCTGGCGGTGGCGGGGGCGAACGATGGGCTGTGGGACTGGGATTTGAGTGCCAACGAGATGTATTTTTCCAATCGCTGGCAGGAGATGTTGGGCTACCGGGAGGGGGAAATCAGCCCCAATCCCGATGAATGGATTGACCGGATTCACCCGGAGGACCGCGACCGGGTACGCAATGAATTATCGGCGCATTTGACCGGGTTGACCCCCCATTTTGAGAGTGAGCATCGGGTGGTGCATCGGGATGGGCGTTACCATTGGATGCTCTGTCGGGGTTTGGCGGTGCGGGATACGGACGGGCAGGTGTATCGCATGGCGGGTTCCCAGACGGATATTACCCGGCGCAAGCAGACGGAATCCCAGCTGCGTTATGATGCCACCCACGATTCTTTGACGGATTTGGCGAATCGGGCGTTGTTTTTGGAATGTTTGGAAAAAGCCCTGCGCTGTCATTATTTTTCCCGGCAAGATGGGGTGAATTTTGCGGTTTTATTTTTAGATTTAGACCGCTTCAAAATTGTCAACGATAGCCTGGGGCACATGAGTGGTGACCGGCTGTTGGTGGCGATTGCCCAGCAGTTGCGGCGGTGTCTGCGCTCCGGGGATGTGCTGGCTCGCTTTGGCGGCGATGAGTTTGCTATTTTGCTCAATGGGGTGACCAGTGCCCTGGATGCGACTTTGATTGCCGAGCAGATTCATGGGGCGTTTAAGGAACCTTTTCCTTTGGGGGCGGATGGGTTGGAGGTGTTTACCAGTGCCAGTGTTGGTTTGGTGCTGGGGCCGGGGCATTACCTCCGCCCGGAGGAAGTACTGCGGGATGTGGATGCGGCCATGCACGAGGCCAAGTTGCGGGGGAAAGCCTGTACGGTGGTGTTTGACCATGCGATGTACACCCAGGCGTTGCGCCTACTGCAGGTGGAGACGGATTTGCGGCGGGCGATTGAGCGGGAGGAATTGTGCGTTTTTTATCAACCGATTGTATCTTTGCTAACGGGCGCCCTGACCGGGTTTGAGGCCTTGGTACGCTGGCGGCATCCCCAGTGGGGTTTGGTTTCGCCGGGGGAATTTATCCCCTTGGCGGAGGAAACGGGGTTAATCCTTTCCCTGGGGCGGTGGGTATTGCACCAGGCTTGCGACCAGATGCGGCGGTGGCAGAGAACCCTACCGGGGACAGACCAACTCAGCATCAGCGTCAACCTGTCCGGGCGACAACTCCTCCAACCCCATCTCCTAGAGCAGGTGGGGGAAATCCTCACCGATACGAGTTTAGACCCCCAATTCCTGCGCCTGGAAATTACCGAGAGTGTGTTGGGGGATTATGACGAGGCGGTGACCATTCTCAAAAAACTCAAGGATTTGGGGGTGGATTCTTGTATTGACGATTTTGGTACGGGGCATTCCTCCTTGAGTCGTCTCCATCGCTTTCCCATTGACCGTTTGAAGATTGACCAATCCTTTGTTTCCCAGGTGGAGCATGACCGGGAATCCGGGGAAATTATCCGCACCATCATGTCCTTGGCGCAAAGTCTGCACATGGATGTGACCGCCGAGGGGGTGGAGACCCGGGCGCAACGCCAGTTACTCCAAAGCCTGGACTGCCAGTATGCCCAGGGGTTTCTATTCTCCCGCCCCCTGCCCAGTGCCGAGATGGAGGCGTTGATCCAGCACTTGCCCCATTGGTGA
- the queF gene encoding preQ(1) synthase, whose translation MTPTPEPYGERLIREGTMITFPNPRPGRQYWIRMTLPEFTCKCPFSGYPDFATIYLDYIPDERVVELKSIKLYINGYRDKQIAHEAVANQILDDFVAVAAPLAVRLKADFNPRGNVHTVIDVAYPDSPMGQVLDQRLHLGTGQGAGE comes from the coding sequence ATGACCCCCACTCCTGAACCCTACGGCGAGCGACTAATTCGGGAAGGGACAATGATCACCTTCCCCAACCCCCGTCCCGGTCGGCAATACTGGATTCGCATGACCCTGCCCGAATTTACCTGCAAATGTCCCTTTTCCGGCTATCCCGACTTTGCCACCATTTACCTGGACTACATCCCCGATGAGCGGGTGGTGGAACTCAAATCCATCAAACTCTATATCAATGGCTATCGGGACAAACAAATTGCCCATGAAGCCGTTGCCAACCAAATTTTGGATGATTTTGTCGCCGTTGCTGCCCCCCTAGCGGTACGCCTAAAAGCCGATTTCAACCCCCGGGGTAACGTGCATACGGTGATTGATGTGGCCTATCCCGATTCACCAATGGGGCAAGTGCTGGATCAACGCCTCCATCTCGGCACTGGGCAGGGGGCGGGAGAATAG
- a CDS encoding type II toxin-antitoxin system PemK/MazF family toxin has product MLSYSKHDVILVRYPFSDLSSSKVRPAVVVSTSHPSQDILITPLTSKTGSLMAGEFVLSEWAAAGLNIVTAVKRGVYTVHESLVIKVIGQLAKVDADQLEQSLRDWLGL; this is encoded by the coding sequence ATGCTCAGCTACTCCAAGCATGATGTGATCCTAGTGCGCTATCCCTTCTCAGACTTATCGAGTTCAAAGGTAAGACCTGCTGTTGTAGTTAGCACATCGCATCCGTCTCAAGACATTCTCATTACTCCTTTGACAAGTAAAACAGGTTCACTAATGGCAGGTGAGTTTGTGTTGTCTGAGTGGGCAGCAGCAGGATTGAACATAGTAACCGCAGTCAAAAGAGGCGTATATACAGTACATGAAAGTTTGGTGATCAAAGTGATCGGTCAGTTGGCTAAAGTTGATGCTGACCAGCTTGAGCAATCCTTGCGAGATTGGTTAGGTTTGTAG
- a CDS encoding ester cyclase — MATLIEQNKSIALRFAQDGWGTNPSWKKTWDELMSTDVIHHFNSTAEPIVGLEANKTFNEGLFQGFPDIHHTMEDVVAEGGKVVYRTTIQGTHMGEFLGTPPTGKAVKVNDFTLLRIVDGKIVEWWYECNLLAVMQQLGLVSA, encoded by the coding sequence ATGGCTACTTTAATCGAACAAAACAAATCGATCGCTCTGCGCTTCGCCCAGGATGGTTGGGGCACAAACCCTTCTTGGAAGAAGACTTGGGACGAGTTGATGAGTACAGATGTCATTCATCATTTCAATAGTACAGCAGAACCAATTGTTGGGTTGGAAGCTAACAAAACGTTCAATGAAGGGCTGTTTCAAGGATTTCCCGACATTCATCACACAATGGAAGATGTCGTTGCTGAAGGAGGCAAGGTTGTGTATCGCACAACAATTCAAGGAACTCATATGGGCGAGTTTTTAGGAACTCCACCGACAGGTAAAGCGGTCAAAGTTAACGATTTCACCTTGCTTCGGATTGTTGACGGAAAAATTGTGGAGTGGTGGTACGAGTGCAACTTGTTGGCAGTGATGCAGCAACTTGGATTAGTTTCAGCCTAG
- a CDS encoding TetR/AcrR family transcriptional regulator has translation MIKKPESLNLTRQDWIDQGLKTLAETGVETVRVEPLARLMGVTKGSFYWHFKNREDLLEAVLQEWVKRQTNGIIERVEATGGDATAKLLYLFELAVQDDGRVENAIRAWATNDSRITAVLTQVDQGRLDYTKNLFLQVGFAPFEAMVRARMVYYALVGEFTIGARSNEAERLAEIRLQHTILTRRS, from the coding sequence ATGATTAAGAAGCCTGAATCCTTAAATTTGACACGGCAAGATTGGATTGACCAAGGACTTAAGACTCTGGCAGAAACAGGCGTTGAGACAGTCCGAGTTGAGCCACTGGCCAGACTTATGGGTGTGACTAAGGGCAGTTTTTACTGGCACTTCAAGAATCGAGAAGATCTGCTAGAAGCCGTGCTGCAAGAATGGGTCAAGCGCCAGACCAACGGCATTATTGAACGAGTTGAAGCAACGGGAGGTGACGCAACGGCAAAACTGCTCTACCTCTTTGAATTAGCGGTTCAGGATGATGGTCGAGTAGAGAATGCGATTCGGGCTTGGGCTACAAACGACTCCAGAATTACTGCTGTTCTTACCCAAGTCGATCAAGGCCGTTTGGACTACACAAAAAACTTATTTTTACAGGTTGGCTTTGCGCCGTTTGAGGCAATGGTACGCGCTCGAATGGTTTACTACGCGCTTGTTGGTGAATTTACGATCGGGGCACGAAGCAACGAGGCTGAACGATTAGCTGAAATACGGCTACAGCACACAATTCTGACCCGACGAAGCTGA
- a CDS encoding NAD(P)(+) transhydrogenase (Re/Si-specific) subunit beta — MLRFLPTGIELTYLVAVSLFIIGIKKLGSPATARLGNVWAAVGMLLAVVATLLQQQVLNYGQILLGLVIGSLVGAWMAYRVEMTAMPQMVGLLNGLGGAASVLIAGGEFWRSTLSGTPLAPAALISTLLGVLIGGVTFTGSLLAFAKLQGWVTGNPVILPLQRWLTAGLAVTTLGASIFLLTAPLNLAVFAGMLALSLLFGVLFVLPIGGADMPVVISLLNSFSGLAAAATGFIVLNDALVVSGALVGASGLILTQIMCKAMNRSLNNVLFGAFTATQSITAGAGGTVAGAIRRTDEGETAMMLAYARSVVIVPGYGMAVAQAQHSLRELADALEQRGVAVKYAIHPVAGRMPGHMNVLLAEANVPYTQLYDMEAINPELERTDVALVVGANDVVNPAARHDKNSPIYGMPILEVDKAQRTVVIKRGMSRGYAGVENELFYKDRTAMLFGSAREVIAQLLNEVKQLA; from the coding sequence TTGTTGCGCTTTTTGCCCACCGGCATTGAACTGACCTACTTAGTGGCAGTTTCCCTATTTATCATCGGTATTAAAAAATTGGGTTCGCCCGCCACGGCTCGGCTGGGAAATGTGTGGGCGGCGGTGGGAATGCTGTTGGCTGTGGTGGCAACGTTATTACAACAGCAGGTATTGAATTACGGTCAAATCCTGCTGGGTCTGGTGATTGGTTCCCTGGTGGGGGCGTGGATGGCCTACCGGGTGGAGATGACCGCCATGCCCCAGATGGTGGGTTTGCTGAACGGTTTGGGGGGGGCGGCTTCGGTGCTGATCGCCGGGGGGGAATTTTGGCGCAGTACGTTGTCCGGTACGCCTTTAGCACCAGCGGCCTTGATTTCCACCTTATTGGGGGTGTTGATTGGGGGGGTGACGTTTACGGGGAGTTTGTTGGCCTTCGCCAAATTGCAGGGCTGGGTGACGGGCAATCCGGTGATTTTGCCTTTGCAACGCTGGCTGACGGCGGGGTTGGCGGTGACCACCTTGGGGGCGAGTATTTTTCTGCTCACGGCTCCCCTGAATTTGGCGGTTTTTGCGGGGATGCTTGCCCTGTCGTTGCTGTTTGGGGTGCTGTTTGTCCTGCCGATTGGGGGGGCGGATATGCCGGTGGTGATTTCCCTCTTGAATTCATTTTCGGGCTTGGCGGCGGCGGCGACCGGGTTTATTGTGCTGAATGATGCGCTGGTGGTCTCCGGGGCGTTGGTGGGGGCATCCGGGCTGATTTTGACCCAGATCATGTGTAAGGCCATGAACCGTTCCTTGAATAATGTTTTATTTGGGGCGTTTACGGCGACCCAAAGCATTACCGCCGGGGCGGGAGGAACGGTGGCGGGGGCAATTCGGCGCACGGACGAGGGGGAAACGGCGATGATGCTGGCCTATGCCCGGTCGGTGGTGATTGTGCCGGGGTATGGCATGGCGGTGGCGCAGGCGCAACATAGTCTGCGGGAATTGGCGGATGCCCTGGAACAGCGGGGGGTGGCGGTCAAGTATGCGATTCATCCGGTGGCGGGGCGGATGCCGGGGCACATGAATGTCCTGTTGGCGGAGGCGAATGTGCCCTACACCCAGTTGTACGATATGGAGGCGATCAACCCGGAATTGGAGCGTACGGATGTGGCCTTGGTGGTGGGTGCCAATGATGTGGTGAATCCGGCGGCACGCCATGACAAAAATAGTCCTATTTACGGAATGCCCATCCTGGAAGTGGATAAAGCCCAGCGGACGGTGGTGATCAAACGGGGCATGAGCCGGGGTTATGCGGGGGTGGAAAATGAATTGTTCTACAAAGACCGCACGGCGATGTTATTTGGCAGCGCCCGGGAGGTGATTGCCCAATTGTTGAATGAAGTAAAGCAGTTGGCTTAA
- a CDS encoding NAD(P) transhydrogenase subunit alpha → MNPALISALFVFVLASFAGFEVINKVPPTLHTPLMSGSNAISGIAVVGAILLAGAAQDRFSEVLGITAIALAMVNVVGGFLVTDRMLQMFKK, encoded by the coding sequence ATGAACCCCGCCCTAATTTCGGCCTTATTTGTGTTTGTGCTGGCTTCCTTTGCCGGGTTTGAGGTGATTAACAAAGTACCACCGACCCTGCACACGCCCCTGATGTCCGGTTCCAACGCCATTTCGGGGATTGCGGTGGTGGGGGCAATTTTATTGGCCGGAGCCGCCCAGGATAGGTTCAGTGAAGTTCTGGGAATTACAGCGATTGCCCTGGCGATGGTGAATGTGGTGGGTGGTTTTTTGGTCACCGACCGGATGTTGCAAATGTTCAAAAAATAA
- the def gene encoding peptide deformylase: MMQTILQFGHPTLQQPAQPVANLANPTVQKLLGDLVQMCQASQGVGLAAPQIGVSLQMLVVASRPNPRYPDAPQMEPLVMINPELLAQDGEPVWGWEGCLSVPNQRGLVARSPWVRVRFVKGNGEVATQEFQDFVARIVQHEWDHLQGKVFLARQPQRLLTESEYQTQILGT, translated from the coding sequence ATGATGCAAACCATCCTGCAATTTGGGCATCCCACCCTCCAGCAACCGGCGCAACCCGTTGCGAACTTAGCGAACCCCACCGTTCAGAAACTCCTGGGGGATTTGGTGCAAATGTGTCAGGCATCCCAGGGGGTGGGGTTGGCGGCTCCCCAAATCGGTGTGTCATTACAAATGCTGGTGGTGGCTTCCCGGCCTAACCCCCGTTATCCCGATGCTCCCCAGATGGAACCCCTGGTGATGATCAACCCGGAACTTTTAGCCCAGGACGGGGAACCGGTGTGGGGTTGGGAAGGCTGTCTGAGTGTCCCGAATCAACGGGGGTTGGTCGCCCGGTCGCCCTGGGTGCGGGTGCGGTTTGTGAAGGGCAACGGCGAGGTGGCAACCCAGGAATTTCAGGATTTTGTGGCGCGGATTGTGCAACATGAATGGGATCACTTGCAGGGGAAAGTGTTTTTGGCACGACAACCCCAGCGATTGTTAACCGAATCTGAATATCAGACTCAAATTCTTGGCACCTGA
- a CDS encoding biliverdin-producing heme oxygenase: protein MSNQLALALREGTKKAHTMAENVGFVRCFLKGVVEKQSYRKLVANFYFVYGALETAMAQHREQPVLGPLYFPELLRQPALERDLTFYYGAQWREEIRLSAAGQTYVNRIEELARTQPELLVAHAYTRYLGDLSGGQILKKIAQNAMNLGEEGVAFYRFEQIPDEKAFKVQYRQILDTLPVDEAMVQAIVQEANAAFGLNMKMFQELEGNLVKAIGIMLYNTITRGRQKGSTDLAPATE, encoded by the coding sequence ATGAGCAATCAATTGGCATTAGCATTGCGGGAAGGCACGAAAAAAGCGCACACGATGGCGGAAAACGTCGGTTTTGTCCGCTGTTTTCTCAAAGGGGTGGTGGAAAAGCAGTCCTACCGCAAATTGGTGGCGAATTTTTATTTCGTCTATGGGGCGTTGGAAACCGCAATGGCGCAGCACCGGGAACAGCCGGTTCTGGGGCCGTTATATTTTCCAGAATTGCTCCGGCAACCGGCTTTGGAGCGGGATTTGACCTTTTATTATGGTGCCCAATGGCGGGAGGAAATCCGTCTCTCCGCCGCTGGTCAGACCTATGTGAACCGCATTGAAGAATTGGCGCGTACCCAGCCGGAATTGTTGGTGGCGCACGCCTATACCCGCTACTTGGGCGACCTGTCCGGGGGGCAAATCCTGAAAAAAATTGCCCAAAATGCCATGAATTTGGGGGAAGAGGGGGTAGCTTTTTACCGCTTTGAGCAAATCCCCGACGAAAAAGCCTTCAAAGTCCAGTACCGCCAGATTCTGGACACCCTGCCTGTAGATGAGGCAATGGTGCAAGCCATCGTGCAGGAAGCCAACGCCGCCTTCGGCCTGAATATGAAAATGTTCCAGGAACTGGAGGGCAATCTGGTCAAAGCCATCGGCATTATGCTGTACAACACAATTACACGGGGGCGGCAAAAGGGCAGTACCGATTTGGCACCTGCTACGGAATAA
- a CDS encoding homocysteine biosynthesis protein — MTQRTLAEINAKIQAKQAVVWTVAELKVRVKEWGTARCTRTVDVITTGTFEPMEASGAMLNLGQTDPPIKLQRCWLDGVPAYTGFGAVDVVIGASQICEEEGTERGGGHVIAALIAGDTVTLKALGQSTDCYPRTTLETRIRKDTINQFYLYNPRNLYQNFIVGVNGGDRTLYTYLGPLLPQLGNAVYACTGALSPLLNDPDLRCVGIGTKVFLGGGVGYIAWEGTQHFPLQKRLPNRVPIGPAATVALIGDAQQMQSRWVRGCFFKHYGSSLYLGVGVPFPVLDEQVITACAVQDKDIVVPVMDFAIPRRVRPSFGLVSYAQLKSGRITINGTQVRTAPLASIAWSMEVAEILKSWIEQGEFTLTEPVAPLPTERVFLAQDGLE, encoded by the coding sequence ATGACCCAGCGTACCCTGGCGGAGATCAACGCCAAAATCCAGGCCAAACAAGCGGTGGTGTGGACGGTGGCGGAACTCAAAGTCCGGGTCAAGGAGTGGGGGACGGCTCGCTGTACCCGCACGGTGGATGTGATTACTACGGGAACCTTCGAGCCGATGGAGGCTTCCGGGGCGATGTTAAATCTAGGGCAAACCGACCCCCCGATTAAGCTCCAACGCTGTTGGTTGGATGGGGTGCCCGCCTACACGGGGTTTGGGGCGGTAGATGTGGTGATTGGTGCCTCGCAAATTTGCGAAGAGGAGGGCACGGAGCGGGGGGGCGGTCATGTGATTGCGGCTTTGATTGCGGGGGATACCGTGACCCTCAAAGCCCTGGGGCAAAGTACCGACTGTTATCCCCGTACCACCTTAGAAACCCGGATTCGTAAAGATACGATCAACCAATTTTATCTGTACAATCCCCGTAATTTGTACCAAAACTTTATTGTCGGGGTCAACGGCGGCGACCGGACGCTTTACACCTATCTAGGGCCGTTGTTACCCCAGTTGGGCAATGCGGTCTATGCCTGTACGGGGGCACTTTCTCCCCTGTTGAACGACCCGGATTTGCGCTGTGTGGGCATCGGCACCAAGGTATTTCTGGGCGGCGGTGTCGGGTACATCGCTTGGGAAGGGACGCAACATTTTCCTTTACAAAAACGTTTACCCAACCGGGTGCCCATTGGTCCGGCGGCAACGGTGGCCCTGATCGGTGATGCCCAGCAAATGCAATCCCGATGGGTGCGGGGCTGTTTTTTTAAGCACTACGGGTCGTCTTTGTATTTGGGGGTGGGGGTGCCCTTTCCGGTGTTGGATGAGCAGGTGATTACGGCTTGTGCAGTACAAGATAAAGATATTGTAGTACCAGTTATGGATTTTGCCATTCCCCGCCGGGTGCGTCCCAGTTTTGGCCTGGTGAGCTACGCCCAACTCAAATCCGGGCGGATTACGATCAATGGCACCCAGGTGCGTACGGCTCCCCTCGCCAGTATTGCCTGGTCAATGGAGGTGGCGGAAATTCTCAAATCCTGGATCGAGCAGGGAGAATTTACCCTCACGGAACCCGTGGCACCGCTACCCACAGAGCGGGTTTTTCTCGCCCAGGATGGCCTGGAGTAA